The following coding sequences lie in one Candidatus Neptunochlamydia sp. REUL1 genomic window:
- a CDS encoding transposase, producing MSFVQAAKRFGVSVNSLFLWPKQIEPKQTKNRPAIKIDKETLMGDIEEYPDAFCYERANRLNVTASGIRSAMKRLKISCKKNIIDESGFAHDMPRTHGYAKIGERCFGTHDWGAKDRTNVMGALVGKSLLTLALFDCTINTDAFTAWTEQDLLSKLSTESVIVMDNAAFHKGKFMQQRIKNAGHTLEYLPPYSPDLNPIEYRWAQAKSKRRKYRCGIDELFQEYCL from the coding sequence TTGAGTTTTGTACAAGCAGCAAAACGTTTTGGTGTAAGCGTCAACAGTTTATTTCTTTGGCCTAAACAAATAGAGCCCAAACAAACTAAGAATAGACCTGCGATCAAGATTGATAAAGAGACTTTAATGGGGGACATCGAAGAATATCCAGATGCCTTCTGCTATGAACGAGCCAATCGTTTAAACGTAACCGCCTCAGGCATTCGTAGTGCGATGAAGCGGCTAAAAATCAGCTGTAAAAAAAATATTATTGACGAGAGTGGATTTGCGCATGACATGCCTCGAACTCATGGTTATGCAAAAATAGGAGAACGTTGCTTTGGCACCCATGACTGGGGAGCAAAAGATCGGACCAATGTAATGGGAGCACTCGTTGGAAAAAGTCTTCTTACTCTTGCCCTATTCGATTGCACAATTAATACAGATGCTTTCACTGCTTGGACCGAGCAAGACTTGTTATCAAAGTTGTCTACTGAAAGCGTCATAGTTATGGATAATGCTGCGTTCCATAAAGGTAAATTTATGCAGCAAAGGATTAAAAATGCAGGACATACCTTAGAATATCTCCCTCCATATTCTCCTGATTTAAATCCAATTGAATACAGGTGGGCTCAGGCAAAATCTAAGAGAAGAAAATATCGATGTGGAATAGATGAACTTTTCCAGGAGTATTGCTTATAA
- a CDS encoding transposase, with amino-acid sequence MTAGQRSDISQGEALLGNDYCDFLLADRGYDSDPFRKILVERGIIPVIPGEKSRKVTIQYDEHTYKERNAVERFFGRIKEF; translated from the coding sequence ATTACTGCAGGTCAGCGATCTGATATTAGCCAGGGAGAAGCTCTTTTAGGAAATGATTACTGTGATTTTTTGCTTGCTGACAGAGGATATGATAGCGATCCATTTAGGAAAATCTTAGTAGAGAGAGGAATTATTCCGGTAATCCCTGGAGAAAAAAGTAGGAAAGTAACCATTCAGTATGATGAGCATACGTATAAAGAACGAAATGCTGTCGAAAGGTTCTTTGGACGCATTAAAGAGTTTTGA
- a CDS encoding cytochrome ubiquinol oxidase subunit I, protein MDVTTLSRIQFGLTSGFHYLYPPLSIGLSLMIVVMEGIYLKKKDPRYRKIAIFWTRIFALSFALGVATGLVQLFAFGNNWSMYSRFVGDVFGSALAAEGVFAFFLEAGFIGLMLFGWNRVRPGIHYLATICVAFGAHFSATWIVSANSWMQTPAGYKIVGTGREARAVLTDFWAMIFNPSFLDRLTHVLIGCWLTGAFMVISVSAYYLLKKRHIEFAKRSMRWGLIIGAVMVLLQLVSADSSARIVAKYQPTKLAAMEGTFETKSDAPMNLIGWVDQESREVKAIQVPGLLNILVNRDTTTPVVGLDQYPETDWPKVNAVFQAYHLMIYMWGGMFLAIVLGVIIWKRKTFEKAKWSLRFLVFSVCFPFIANQAGWFTAELGRQPWVVWNIMRTSQGVSPSIDRGMVIGSLIMFSVIYIFLFSLFIFLLNRKIKDGPQEDVVEKNAVYRNPYPAEGGAS, encoded by the coding sequence ATGGATGTAACGACTCTTTCTAGAATTCAATTTGGATTAACAAGCGGTTTTCACTATTTGTATCCTCCTCTTAGTATCGGGCTTAGTTTGATGATTGTTGTCATGGAGGGGATCTATCTTAAGAAGAAGGATCCAAGGTATCGGAAGATTGCCATTTTCTGGACAAGAATTTTCGCTTTAAGCTTCGCGCTCGGCGTTGCTACGGGGCTGGTGCAACTTTTCGCTTTTGGAAATAACTGGTCGATGTACTCTCGTTTTGTTGGGGATGTATTTGGAAGTGCTCTTGCAGCTGAAGGAGTTTTTGCTTTTTTCTTAGAGGCAGGGTTTATTGGCTTGATGCTTTTTGGATGGAACCGGGTAAGACCGGGTATACACTATTTGGCAACGATTTGTGTGGCGTTTGGGGCTCACTTTAGTGCGACTTGGATTGTATCGGCAAATTCATGGATGCAAACTCCGGCAGGATACAAGATTGTCGGAACAGGAAGGGAAGCGCGAGCGGTGCTCACTGATTTTTGGGCTATGATTTTTAACCCCTCTTTTTTAGATCGCCTCACTCATGTTCTCATAGGGTGTTGGTTGACGGGCGCATTCATGGTGATTAGTGTGTCAGCCTATTATCTGTTGAAAAAGCGGCATATTGAGTTTGCAAAGCGAAGTATGCGATGGGGCCTTATTATTGGTGCTGTAATGGTGCTTTTGCAGCTTGTTTCAGCAGACAGCTCTGCAAGGATTGTCGCAAAATATCAGCCAACAAAGCTGGCGGCAATGGAGGGGACCTTTGAAACCAAGTCTGATGCTCCAATGAATTTAATAGGATGGGTTGATCAAGAAAGTCGGGAGGTTAAGGCAATTCAAGTTCCAGGGCTTCTTAATATTTTAGTTAACAGAGATACGACAACCCCAGTAGTTGGTCTTGATCAGTATCCTGAAACGGATTGGCCTAAAGTCAATGCAGTTTTTCAAGCTTATCATTTAATGATCTACATGTGGGGTGGGATGTTTTTGGCGATTGTTTTGGGAGTGATTATTTGGAAGCGAAAGACGTTTGAAAAAGCCAAATGGAGTCTTCGATTTTTAGTATTTTCTGTGTGCTTTCCCTTTATTGCAAATCAAGCAGGATGGTTCACTGCAGAACTCGGACGACAACCTTGGGTTGTTTGGAATATTATGCGGACATCCCAGGGGGTATCCCCTTCAATTGACAGGGGGATGGTCATTGGCTCCTTGATCATGTTTAGTGTGATCTATATTTTTCTTTTTTCTCTTTTCATTTTTCTTCTGAACCGGAAGATCAAGGATGGACCTCAAGAAGATGTTGTCGAAAAAAATGCGGTTTATCGGAACCCCTATCCTGCAGAAGGAGGAGCGAGTTAA
- the cydB gene encoding cytochrome d ubiquinol oxidase subunit II, which yields MLLETFQVIWYAVIGISVIMYTVLDGFDLGVGCLHLFTRSDQERRLMLNAIGPVWDGNEVWLIIVFGAMFVGFPPVYATICSAFYFIIMILLMGLMIRAVAIEFRSKQESKGWRRFWDCMFSIGSYVIAFTIGVLMGNIIVGVPIDQNEVFQGSFAGFFTPYTILVGILGVTVFMMHGAIYMLMKTEGTMHERVRRWVNPTIIIFIICYIATTIVTLVYKPHMTDLMRQTPALFLAGVLALLAIICVPLCTCRGKDGTAFIFSSISITLLFILFGLGTYPNMVRSSLDPSYSLTLFNSSATVATFKVVLIMAGIGVPMALAYGYWMYRIFRGKVSIDETSY from the coding sequence ATGCTTTTAGAAACGTTTCAGGTTATTTGGTATGCCGTCATTGGGATTAGTGTCATCATGTATACTGTACTCGATGGTTTTGATCTTGGCGTGGGCTGTCTCCATCTCTTTACGCGTAGTGATCAAGAGCGGAGGCTGATGCTTAATGCAATTGGTCCTGTTTGGGATGGAAATGAAGTGTGGCTTATTATTGTTTTTGGAGCAATGTTTGTTGGATTTCCCCCAGTTTATGCAACAATTTGCTCTGCTTTTTACTTTATCATCATGATCTTGCTTATGGGGCTGATGATCCGCGCCGTGGCAATTGAGTTTCGCTCGAAACAAGAATCTAAGGGTTGGCGTCGTTTTTGGGACTGCATGTTCAGTATTGGTTCCTATGTGATCGCATTTACCATTGGTGTATTAATGGGAAACATTATTGTTGGAGTTCCCATTGACCAGAATGAAGTGTTTCAAGGATCATTTGCAGGTTTTTTTACCCCTTATACGATACTTGTTGGTATCCTTGGGGTGACGGTATTCATGATGCATGGAGCGATCTATATGTTAATGAAAACCGAAGGGACTATGCATGAGAGGGTCCGCCGCTGGGTGAATCCTACAATTATTATTTTTATTATTTGCTACATCGCAACGACTATCGTAACGCTTGTCTACAAGCCTCACATGACTGACTTGATGAGACAAACCCCAGCTTTATTTTTAGCGGGAGTTCTTGCACTGCTTGCGATTATATGTGTTCCTCTATGTACCTGTCGCGGGAAGGATGGAACGGCATTCATCTTCTCTTCAATTAGTATTACTCTTCTGTTTATTCTTTTCGGGCTTGGAACTTACCCAAATATGGTTCGCTCGAGTCTTGATCCGTCCTATAGCCTCACATTGTTTAATAGTTCAGCTACTGTGGCGACTTTTAAGGTGGTGCTCATCATGGCAGGGATTGGGGTGCCTATGGCGCTTGCTTATGGCTATTGGATGTATCGGATTTTTCGTGGGAAAGTTTCGATCGACGAGACAAGCTATTAA
- a CDS encoding Lpg1974 family pore-forming outer membrane protein, whose amino-acid sequence MKSHFSKLASSVAFSFVLASSAFAGIDERLDTLEKDMQEISARNPKDTLGTSFTSSRPEVKGTNWFLTFDLTYWHTKMGGTEYAYSLHPQINNGVLLPDINGDLKENDFGWNVGVKVGLGYKTPHDTWDAFVRYTYFNGDDTSSSSKAEPSALVSLTNFGLLFASKVKSHVEVDYDNVDIELARSYFISGRLAVRPHFDVKTTWIDIDQDVQITASSIDNTSNTIGLDYKTKDNCRFWGLGPRAGIDSKWFLGYGFHLFGDFAGSVQYGYFKTEAREFLPPSAQPALSGGEAFKMKHKFHRFIPFVQMFLGLGYDTYINNENQHLTFKLGYEVQYYWRVNQINKSDNFTDVSGNNLTQTRLMFEKASEDLMFYGITGEVRLDF is encoded by the coding sequence ATGAAAAGCCACTTTTCAAAACTTGCCTCAAGTGTCGCTTTTTCATTTGTTTTAGCGTCATCAGCCTTTGCAGGCATCGATGAGCGACTGGACACTTTGGAAAAAGACATGCAGGAAATTTCTGCACGAAACCCGAAGGATACTCTAGGCACGAGCTTTACCTCAAGCCGCCCTGAAGTGAAGGGAACCAACTGGTTCCTAACATTTGACTTAACCTATTGGCACACTAAAATGGGTGGAACAGAGTATGCGTACTCTCTTCACCCTCAAATCAACAATGGTGTTCTTCTTCCCGATATTAATGGGGATCTCAAGGAGAATGACTTTGGCTGGAATGTCGGTGTGAAAGTTGGGCTGGGGTATAAAACACCGCATGATACATGGGATGCTTTTGTACGCTACACCTACTTTAATGGCGATGACACCTCAAGCTCATCAAAAGCAGAGCCCTCAGCGCTTGTTTCCCTAACCAATTTCGGGCTGCTCTTTGCGAGTAAGGTAAAGTCTCACGTAGAAGTGGACTATGACAACGTCGATATCGAGCTTGCACGTAGCTACTTTATCAGCGGACGCCTTGCTGTTCGACCTCACTTTGATGTGAAAACAACGTGGATCGACATCGACCAAGATGTCCAAATTACTGCATCATCGATTGACAATACCTCCAATACCATTGGACTAGACTATAAGACTAAAGATAACTGCCGTTTTTGGGGTTTAGGACCTCGCGCAGGTATCGATAGTAAATGGTTCCTAGGATATGGCTTTCATCTCTTTGGAGATTTTGCTGGATCTGTTCAATATGGATATTTTAAAACGGAAGCACGTGAGTTCCTTCCACCAAGTGCCCAACCTGCCCTAAGCGGTGGAGAAGCCTTCAAAATGAAACATAAGTTTCATCGCTTCATCCCTTTTGTTCAGATGTTTCTTGGACTAGGGTACGATACTTACATCAATAATGAGAATCAACACCTCACCTTCAAGCTTGGATATGAGGTTCAATACTACTGGCGCGTTAACCAGATTAACAAGTCAGACAACTTTACTGATGTAAGCGGAAACAACCTTACACAAACACGTTTGATGTTTGAAAAAGCTTCGGAAGATCTTATGTTTTATGGGATCACCGGAGAGGTTCGCCTCGATTTCTAA
- a CDS encoding DUF1653 domain-containing protein: protein MLQEVTWVRPLESWIEQISVNKEVIPRFQKINH from the coding sequence GTGCTTCAGGAGGTGACTTGGGTTCGCCCTCTTGAGTCTTGGATAGAACAAATATCCGTCAATAAAGAGGTTATTCCTCGATTCCAAAAAATAAACCATTAA
- a CDS encoding NAD(+)/NADH kinase, with translation MKVALFPKVQEEASKKLAQEVLNFLTKNQVEVVVEDDKAGELGAPTLSSADPHSIDILITMGGDGSILRVAHQHSSLDAAILGINLGHLGFMADVKISDIIPGLENLVNNRFTIQERVMIEGESSTNQEFFAINDCVLHRARNPSLVEITIHVDNLFLNTFEADGVIIATPNGSTAYSLAAGGPIVSPDIEAFVITPICPHTISNRPIVLTPSQNIRIEYRGHKGPIEFVTDGLHHFEMKVGDQIHLRKSSKKFKLVNLKGIDYFSTLRHKLGWSGKLR, from the coding sequence ATGAAGGTTGCCCTTTTTCCTAAAGTGCAAGAAGAAGCCTCTAAGAAGCTTGCTCAAGAAGTCCTCAACTTTTTAACTAAAAACCAAGTTGAAGTCGTCGTTGAGGATGATAAAGCAGGAGAACTCGGAGCCCCCACCCTTTCATCTGCAGATCCTCACTCTATCGACATTCTTATTACAATGGGTGGAGACGGATCCATCCTTCGTGTTGCTCACCAGCACTCGAGCTTAGATGCTGCAATTCTTGGAATCAATCTGGGCCATTTAGGATTTATGGCTGATGTGAAAATCTCCGATATTATCCCGGGTCTCGAAAATCTTGTGAATAATCGGTTTACGATTCAAGAGCGTGTCATGATTGAAGGAGAGTCGAGCACCAACCAGGAATTCTTCGCTATCAATGACTGCGTTCTTCATCGCGCTCGAAACCCCAGCCTTGTCGAAATCACCATCCACGTCGACAACCTTTTTCTCAATACTTTCGAGGCTGATGGTGTTATTATCGCAACTCCCAACGGATCCACAGCCTATTCCCTAGCGGCAGGAGGGCCAATTGTAAGTCCCGATATCGAAGCCTTTGTCATCACACCTATATGCCCACACACCATTTCAAACCGTCCCATTGTTCTAACTCCAAGCCAAAATATCCGGATCGAATATAGGGGACATAAGGGCCCTATCGAATTTGTCACCGATGGTCTCCACCACTTTGAAATGAAAGTTGGAGATCAAATTCACCTTAGGAAAAGTTCAAAAAAGTTCAAACTGGTCAATTTGAAAGGAATCGATTACTTCTCTACCCTGCGTCACAAACTCGGCTGGTCGGGGAAACTTCGGTGA
- a CDS encoding 1-deoxy-D-xylulose-5-phosphate synthase: MTPTLDSLTRPQDLKGFSSNELIALSEEIRARIMDVLSVTGGHLSSNLGIVELTLALHVVFNSPHDKLIFDVGHQTYVHKLLTGRNPRFPTLRQTDGLSGFSHPPESPHDHFYSGHAGNALSLALGVAKNRDIRGKDETIIPVLGDAALTCGLTLEAMNNIPRKLQKFLVVLNDNAMSISKNVGAITNILSRFFNSPTANNIYEELSEIVNRIPGYGEALAKQGNRMKESMKNLISTAPFFEQFGLSYVGPIDGHDIKKLIDTFEALKDVDHPTLVHVLTVKGQGMKKAINNPTPYHGAKPFNRVTGEFYPPKSLSPTFPKVFGKHVLKMADEDPNLVAITPAMPVGSCLDAFMKKYPERCIDVGIAEGHSIAYAGGMGRGRKLKVIACVYSSFLQRAFDNIYHDVCIQDSPIVIAIDRGGLATGDGVTAQGLFDISYLNAMPGMVITQPRNGHVLKELLESAFGYQKTIAIRYPNLSTFEGNLPVEKRELGKGEVLAEGEDIVIISLGHMDQVALEARTLLEKEGITACVIDPVFIKPLDKELLMSRIQKAQMVITIEEHSLQGGLGSIINNFMMNHGLGHVRVKNFGVPDTLIEHGGHQDLLKKYGITPENVAKAAFFLERVT, translated from the coding sequence ATGACACCTACTCTTGATTCACTAACGCGCCCTCAAGACCTTAAGGGGTTTTCCTCAAATGAGCTCATTGCTCTATCCGAGGAAATTCGCGCGCGCATCATGGACGTTTTGTCAGTAACGGGGGGACACCTCTCCTCCAACCTAGGAATTGTCGAGTTAACCCTTGCCTTGCATGTAGTATTTAATTCCCCCCATGACAAATTGATCTTTGATGTTGGGCACCAAACCTATGTACACAAACTCTTAACAGGAAGAAACCCTCGCTTTCCAACGCTTCGACAGACAGATGGACTTTCAGGATTTTCACACCCCCCAGAATCCCCTCACGATCATTTCTACTCTGGACACGCTGGAAACGCTCTTTCTCTAGCTCTTGGAGTCGCAAAAAACCGAGATATTCGTGGAAAAGATGAAACTATTATCCCAGTTCTTGGGGATGCAGCGCTCACCTGTGGCCTTACATTGGAAGCAATGAATAACATTCCTCGAAAGCTCCAAAAATTTCTTGTTGTTCTCAATGACAACGCTATGTCGATTTCTAAAAATGTAGGAGCCATCACTAACATTCTCAGTCGCTTTTTCAACAGCCCAACTGCGAATAATATTTATGAAGAACTCTCGGAAATTGTGAATAGAATCCCTGGCTATGGCGAAGCCCTCGCCAAACAGGGAAATAGAATGAAAGAGTCCATGAAGAACCTAATCAGTACAGCTCCTTTCTTCGAACAGTTTGGCCTTTCTTATGTTGGGCCCATTGATGGACACGACATTAAAAAGCTTATTGATACATTCGAAGCCTTGAAGGATGTGGATCACCCTACCCTCGTTCATGTTCTCACTGTCAAGGGGCAAGGGATGAAAAAAGCTATCAATAACCCCACTCCCTATCATGGAGCAAAACCATTCAATCGGGTAACTGGAGAATTCTATCCCCCCAAAAGTCTTAGTCCCACCTTCCCTAAGGTCTTTGGAAAACATGTTTTGAAGATGGCAGACGAGGATCCTAATCTAGTAGCGATTACCCCTGCCATGCCCGTCGGATCCTGTTTAGACGCCTTTATGAAAAAATACCCTGAAAGGTGCATTGATGTCGGAATTGCTGAAGGACATTCTATTGCTTACGCCGGTGGGATGGGCCGTGGTAGAAAACTAAAAGTCATCGCCTGCGTCTACTCCTCATTTTTGCAGCGAGCTTTTGATAATATTTATCATGACGTCTGCATTCAAGACTCCCCTATTGTTATTGCAATTGATCGAGGAGGGTTAGCCACAGGTGATGGAGTAACTGCCCAAGGTCTTTTTGATATTTCTTACCTTAATGCCATGCCAGGAATGGTGATTACTCAGCCAAGGAATGGGCATGTTCTCAAGGAACTGCTCGAAAGCGCATTCGGCTATCAAAAAACCATCGCGATTCGGTATCCTAATCTCTCTACATTCGAAGGGAATCTACCGGTTGAAAAAAGGGAACTTGGAAAGGGGGAGGTCCTTGCAGAAGGTGAGGATATCGTCATTATTTCCCTAGGGCACATGGATCAAGTTGCTCTTGAAGCCCGCACTCTTTTAGAAAAAGAGGGGATAACTGCCTGCGTCATCGACCCTGTCTTTATAAAACCCCTTGATAAAGAGCTGCTAATGTCTCGCATCCAAAAAGCTCAGATGGTAATTACAATCGAAGAACACTCTTTACAAGGCGGACTCGGGTCGATTATAAACAACTTTATGATGAACCACGGATTGGGTCACGTTCGGGTGAAAAATTTTGGAGTTCCAGACACTCTTATTGAACATGGTGGACACCAAGATCTACTGAAAAAGTATGGAATTACTCCTGAAAATGTCGCTAAAGCTGCCTTTTTCCTTGAGAGAGTTACATGA
- the xseB gene encoding exodeoxyribonuclease VII small subunit has protein sequence METKQNASFSFEQAYTRLEGILSELNSGETPLEESLKLYEEANKLITLCSAKLNQAEQKIETLIKTRGAQPQTAPFNPESEKVLDTAHDTYS, from the coding sequence ATGGAAACTAAACAAAATGCAAGCTTCTCTTTTGAACAGGCCTATACGCGACTTGAAGGGATCTTAAGTGAGCTCAATAGCGGTGAGACTCCTCTTGAAGAGTCTTTGAAACTCTATGAGGAAGCGAATAAACTGATTACTCTTTGTTCAGCAAAGCTCAATCAAGCTGAGCAGAAAATTGAAACTCTAATCAAAACCAGAGGCGCTCAACCTCAAACAGCTCCATTTAACCCTGAATCCGAAAAGGTTCTCGACACCGCCCATGACACCTACTCTTGA
- the xseA gene encoding exodeoxyribonuclease VII large subunit, protein MKILSVTELTLAIKRQLEPQFAHIQVKGEVTNIRAQSSGHLYFSLKDQGSQISAVLFKGNARSVSRLPKAGDQIVVRGELSLYAPRGSYQIIVRELEHAGVGELLMKLHQLKEELKARGWLSPDHKKNLPKYPKTIGVVTSPTGSVIQDIIHVLKRRFPHFHLILNPVRVQGKEAAEEIASAIKTFNTHQMVDVMIVGRGGGSLEDLWPFNEECVAEAIFHSKIPIISAVGHETDVTLADCVADVRAPTPSAAAEVSVKEQSAQNEFLTQTQERLDHILKQKMRHGSALIQGAARHPLLASPFAILSEHYQRVDDFSTQLDTSFRHKLNHLELQLIALKRELQGKRPQGEITQLRQKLRSYAEGIQVAMTHLLKRKEEHLKQLSTHINAVNPESILKKGYCIPFAEKENSVMMSSRVVTPGLGLRLRFHDGTVRALALEVDGN, encoded by the coding sequence ATGAAAATATTGTCAGTGACTGAGCTCACCCTTGCAATTAAAAGGCAACTGGAGCCTCAATTCGCCCACATTCAGGTCAAGGGGGAGGTGACCAATATCCGGGCTCAATCGTCTGGTCACCTATATTTTAGTTTAAAAGATCAAGGGTCTCAAATATCTGCTGTCCTTTTCAAAGGGAATGCACGCAGTGTTTCCCGCTTGCCAAAGGCTGGAGACCAGATCGTTGTCCGTGGAGAGTTGAGCCTTTATGCCCCTAGAGGAAGCTACCAAATTATAGTTCGAGAGTTAGAACATGCCGGGGTAGGAGAGCTTCTTATGAAACTCCACCAGTTAAAGGAAGAGCTTAAGGCAAGAGGCTGGCTTAGCCCAGATCATAAAAAAAACCTCCCCAAGTACCCCAAAACAATTGGCGTAGTGACAAGCCCCACTGGATCGGTCATCCAAGATATTATTCACGTGTTAAAGCGCCGCTTCCCCCATTTCCACCTCATATTAAACCCCGTTCGTGTCCAGGGAAAAGAAGCTGCTGAAGAAATTGCTTCTGCGATCAAAACTTTTAATACCCATCAGATGGTCGATGTGATGATTGTGGGTCGTGGAGGTGGAAGTCTAGAAGATCTTTGGCCTTTTAACGAAGAATGTGTTGCTGAAGCAATTTTTCATTCGAAGATCCCTATCATCTCTGCTGTTGGGCATGAAACCGATGTAACTCTCGCTGATTGTGTTGCCGATGTCCGGGCTCCCACTCCATCAGCCGCAGCAGAAGTTTCAGTCAAGGAACAATCGGCACAAAATGAATTTCTCACGCAAACACAAGAGAGGCTCGATCATATTTTGAAGCAAAAAATGCGACACGGATCTGCCTTAATTCAAGGAGCGGCTCGCCATCCCCTTTTAGCCTCTCCATTTGCCATCCTCTCTGAACACTACCAAAGAGTCGACGATTTTTCAACGCAACTTGACACTTCTTTCCGTCATAAGTTGAACCACTTAGAGCTCCAATTGATTGCGCTTAAAAGAGAACTTCAGGGGAAGCGTCCTCAAGGAGAAATTACGCAGCTCCGCCAAAAACTTCGAAGTTATGCCGAAGGGATTCAAGTCGCTATGACACATTTATTGAAACGGAAAGAAGAGCATCTAAAACAACTTTCTACCCATATCAATGCCGTCAATCCTGAATCTATCCTAAAAAAAGGTTACTGCATCCCCTTTGCGGAAAAAGAGAATTCGGTTATGATGTCATCACGTGTAGTCACCCCCGGTTTGGGATTACGTCTACGCTTTCATGATGGAACTGTCCGAGCACTCGCCCTGGAGGTCGATGGAAACTAA
- the tpiA gene encoding triose-phosphate isomerase yields MLMRQQFIIGNWKMHMTSAETVTFVEELLPYIGETTCFIGITPPFTSIDAAVQSAKGTYLNIGAQNMSEYPKGAYTGEISSAMLKENGAIFVLIGHSERRAHFHENDEMIHRKVKWAIEEELLPVLCIGETQEERDKEMTHSVLTRQLSAALKDFSKKELENLIIAYEPVWAIGTGKTATPQIAQETHHLIRSYIKETWGSEIGERLPLLYGGSVKPENAASLLGQEDIDGALIGGASLEVGAFGQIIEHGKELSS; encoded by the coding sequence ATGCTGATGAGACAACAGTTTATTATTGGAAATTGGAAGATGCATATGACGTCTGCTGAAACAGTGACGTTCGTAGAAGAACTTCTTCCTTATATTGGAGAGACCACTTGTTTTATCGGAATCACTCCTCCCTTCACTTCCATTGATGCTGCTGTGCAAAGCGCCAAAGGAACGTATCTCAATATAGGTGCTCAAAATATGAGTGAGTATCCAAAGGGGGCCTATACTGGAGAGATTTCATCTGCAATGCTCAAGGAAAATGGAGCCATATTTGTGCTGATCGGTCATTCGGAAAGACGGGCTCATTTTCACGAAAATGACGAAATGATCCACCGCAAGGTGAAGTGGGCGATTGAGGAAGAACTTCTTCCTGTTCTTTGTATTGGGGAAACCCAAGAGGAGAGGGACAAGGAGATGACTCATTCCGTTCTAACTCGTCAGCTTAGCGCAGCTTTAAAAGACTTCTCTAAAAAAGAGCTAGAAAATCTTATCATTGCTTACGAACCTGTCTGGGCAATTGGAACGGGAAAGACAGCGACTCCTCAGATTGCACAGGAAACCCATCATCTCATTCGCTCCTACATTAAGGAGACATGGGGGTCAGAGATTGGCGAGCGCCTTCCTTTGCTCTATGGAGGATCGGTAAAGCCCGAGAATGCCGCTTCCCTTCTTGGGCAGGAAGATATTGATGGAGCCCTTATAGGTGGAGCCTCTCTAGAGGTAGGGGCATTTGGACAAATTATTGAACATGGAAAGGAATTGTCATCATGA
- the secG gene encoding preprotein translocase subunit SecG produces the protein MTALFYVTLFLFVGLCALLCFVILIQESKSLGLGASFGGDAGDSLFGTSTADVLKKFTAYLAGIFLIVCLILSLWTSSIGRAKKAPLGVNIEEVSAGL, from the coding sequence ATGACCGCACTGTTTTACGTTACGCTATTCTTATTTGTTGGCCTTTGTGCCCTCCTTTGTTTTGTGATCTTGATTCAAGAGAGTAAGAGTCTTGGATTAGGCGCTTCTTTTGGCGGAGATGCAGGAGATTCTCTATTTGGAACCTCGACTGCAGATGTCTTAAAAAAATTCACTGCATATCTTGCTGGGATTTTCCTTATTGTTTGTTTGATCCTCTCTCTTTGGACCTCGTCGATTGGTCGCGCTAAAAAAGCCCCACTAGGTGTTAATATCGAAGAGGTCAGTGCTGGACTATGA
- the def gene encoding peptide deformylase translates to MIKDLVYYGSSGLRKKCDKVTEITDEVKQIAQDLIDTVIDKDGAGLAAPQIGYLVRMFVSRYENGADDEGWPVLCPPKIYINPKLSAPSSELDTHGEGCLSIPGVYEEVTRPFSIEVEAMDLEGNIFTETTTGWRARNIMHENDHINGVLFIDRIHSNRRKKIEKALNDIKKKYNK, encoded by the coding sequence ATGATCAAGGATCTTGTCTACTACGGCAGCTCTGGTCTTCGCAAAAAATGCGATAAGGTGACTGAAATTACTGACGAGGTTAAGCAAATTGCACAAGACCTCATAGATACCGTTATTGATAAAGATGGAGCAGGACTTGCGGCCCCTCAAATTGGCTACCTTGTTAGAATGTTTGTTTCGCGCTACGAGAATGGAGCTGATGATGAGGGTTGGCCAGTTCTTTGTCCTCCTAAAATTTATATCAATCCTAAGCTTTCTGCTCCCTCTTCTGAGTTAGATACTCATGGTGAGGGTTGCCTTTCCATTCCGGGGGTTTATGAGGAAGTGACCCGACCTTTTTCTATAGAGGTTGAGGCTATGGACTTAGAGGGAAATATCTTTACAGAAACGACAACTGGATGGCGTGCAAGAAATATTATGCATGAAAATGATCATATTAACGGGGTTCTTTTTATTGATCGTATTCATTCAAATCGGCGGAAAAAAATTGAGAAGGCTCTCAATGATATCAAAAAAAAATATAACAAATAA